The proteins below come from a single Cololabis saira isolate AMF1-May2022 chromosome 2, fColSai1.1, whole genome shotgun sequence genomic window:
- the phka2 gene encoding phosphorylase b kinase regulatory subunit alpha, liver isoform isoform X2, protein MRSRSNSGVRLDGYARLVQETILCHQNPVTGLLPASVQKKDAWVRDNVYSVLAVWGLGMAYRKNADRDEDKAKAYELEQSVVKLMQGLLHCMMRQVDKVEKFKRTQSTKDCLHAKYDTATCATVVRDDEWGHLQVDATSIYLLMLAQMTASGLHIISNLDEVAFIQNLVFYIEAAYKVADYGMWERGDKTNQGIPELNGSSVGMAKAALEAIDELDLFGAHGGPKSVIHVLPDEVEHCQAILCSMLPRASTSKEIDAGLLSVISFPAFAVEDADLVAITKSEIISKLQGRYGCCRFIRDGYHCPKEDPTRLHYDPAELKLFENIECEWPVFWTYLIVDGLFTGDPVQVQEYQEALEGVLIRGKSGIKMVPELYAVPLDKVEEEISNPHSVDRLAMGQLPHMWGQSLYILGSLLAEGFLAPGEIDPLNRRFSTNFKPDVVVQVCVLAESVEIQELLRDHGIEVQTMSEVLPIKVMPARILSHIYVRLGNCKKLNLSGRPYRHIGVLGTSKFYEIRNGSYIFTPQFLDQHHFYLALDNQMIVEMLRTELAYLSSCWRMTGRPTLTLPITRSMLVEDGDTVDSCILATLRKLQNGYFAGARVQMSDLSSVQTTSFHTRLTFLDEEDDESLFEDEEEELNDEYGEDYNTYLTSDKGSKDMFDQYLRQLHHCTTTKSHLPPIQRGQHHVFSAEHTTRDILSFMAQIQGLNIPKSSMYLPITPVLNKHRRSLNLLEVPHPHSGPPAKPIKHPSVADLHLPRDSQGNTDIAALVRQLKECPTLQDQADILYILYVMKGADWVVELSGPGQGGVSVSSLLEELYVQAGACKEWGLIRYISGILRKRVEVLAEACTDLISHHKQLTVGLPPEPRERVIAVPLPPEELSTLIFEASGQDISIAVLTQEIMVYLAMYVRSQPALFGDMLRLRIGLIMQVMATELARSLHCSGEEASESLMNLSPFDMKNLLHHILSGKEFGVERSMRPIQSTATSPAISIHEIGHTGATKTERTGIHKLKSEIKQIISGSHSLSSNVTSPRSTRCSSPSTPSGILSPLGQSSGCGQLHWEERQGQWLRRRRLDGAINRVPMGFYQKVWKILQKCHGLSIDGYVLPSSTTREMTAGEIKFAVQVESVLNHVPQPEYRQLLVETVMVLGLVADVDVDNIGGIIHVNHILHLANDLFLNDQKSHSAGDYFLEKDPATGICNFFYDSAPSGSYGTMTYLSKAVITYVQDFLPSSSCLMQ, encoded by the exons ATGAGGAGCCGCAGTAACTCTGGAGTGCGGCTGGACGGATACGCCAGGCTGGTCCAGGAGACGATCCTCTGCCATCAG AACCCAGTGACAGGACTTCTCCCTGCTAGTGTACAGAAGAAAGATGCCTGGGTGAGAGACAATGTGTACAGCGTCCTGGCTGTGTGGGGGCTGGGTATGGCCTACCGCAAGAACGCAGACCGTGACGAAGACAAGGCCAAAGCCTACGAACTGGAACAG AGTGTGGTAAAATTGATGCAGGGGCTTCTGCACTGCATGATGAGACAG GTGGACAAGGTGGAGAAGTTCAAGAGGACCCAGAGTACAAAGGATTGCCTGCATGCCAAATATGATACCGCCACCTGCGCCACTGTGGTCAGGGATGACGAGTGGGGCCATCTTCAGGTGGACGCCACTTCCATTTACCTGTTGATGCTCGCACAGATGACAGCCTCAG GCCTGCATATCATCTCCAACCTTGATGAGGTAGCCTTCATCCAAAACTTGGTCTTCTACATAGAGGCAGCCTACAAAGTCGCG GATTACGGCATGTGGGAGCGAGGTGACAAAACCAACCAGGGCATCCCCGAGCTCAACGGCAGCTCTGTAGGAATGGCAAAG GCAGCTTTGGAGGCCATAGATgagctggatctgtttggtgcTCACGGAGGGCCAAAGTCAGTCATCCACGTTTTACCTGATGAAGTGGAACACTGTCAG GCTATTCTGTGTTCAATGCTGCCCAGGGCCTCAACTTCAAAGGAGATAGATGCTGGTCTTCTGTCTGTCATTTCCTTTCCTGCTTTTGCTGTGGAGGATGCAGACCTGGTGGCCATCACTAAATCAGAAATTATAAGCAAATTGCAG GGTCGCTACGGTTGCTGCCGCTTCATTAGGGATGGATATCACTGTCCTAAAGAG GACCCGACTCGACTGCACTATGATCCTGCGGAGCTCAAACTGTTTGAGAACATCGAATGCGAGTGGCCTGTGTTCTGGACGTATCTTATTGTAGACGGCTTATTTACTGGAGATCCAGTGCAG GTCCAGGAGTACCAGGAGGCACTGGAAGGAGTTTTGATCAGAGGGAAGAGCGGCATCAAAATGGTTCCTGAACTTTATGCTGTGCCGCTTGACAAG gtggaggaggagatcAGCAATCCTCACTCAGTGGACAGACTGGCCATGGGGCAGCTGCCTCACATGTGGGGACAGTCACTCTACATCTTGGGCAGCCTTCTAGCTGAG GGATTTTTAGCCCCAGGAGAAATAGATCCTCTAAACAGGAGATTCTCTACAAATTTCAAGCCTGACGTTGTGGTACAAG TTTGTGTGCTTGCAGAATCAGTGGAGATCCAGGAGTTGCTGAGAGATCATGGGATTGAGGTACAGACAATGTCAGAAGTTCTGCCTATCAAGGTCATGCCTGCTCGGATCCTGAGCCACATCTATGTCAGGCTGG GAAACTGCAAGAAGCTGAATTTGAGTGGAAGACCTTACAGACACATTGGAGTCTTGGGAACATCCAAATTCTACGAGATCAGAAATGGCTCTTATATATTCACCCCCCAG TTTTTGGATCAGCACCATTTCTATCTGGCCCTGGACAACCAGATGATTGTGGAGATGTTACGAACCGAGCTGGCCTATCTTTCCTCTTGCTGGAGAATGACGGGAAGGCCCACGTTGACCCTTCCCATCACACGCAGCATGCTGG TTGAAGATGGAGATACCGTGGATTCGTGTATCTTAGCAACACTCAGGAAGTTACAAAATGGCTATTTTGCTGGAGCGag GGTGCAGATGTCAGACCTCTCTAGTGTCCAAACCACTTCATTTCACACCCGCCTCACCTTCCTGGATGAAGAGGATGACGAAAGCTTATttgaagatgaggaagaggagctcAATGATGAATATGGAGAGGATTATAACACTTATCTGACCTCAGATA AGGGCTCAAAGGACATGTTCGACCAGTACCTCAGGCAGCTCCACCACTGCACCACCACCAAGTCCCATCTTCCTCCCATCCAGAGGGGGCAGCACCACGTCTTCAGTGCCGAACACACCACAAGAGACATCCTGTCATTTATGGCCCAGATCCAGGGCCTGAACataccca AGTCTTCCATGTATCTACCCATCACTCCAGTCCTGAACAAGCACCGCAGATCTCTCAATCTTCTTGAAGTTCCTCATCCACATTCTGGCCCGCCAGCAAAGCCGATCAAG CACCCCAGTGTTGCTGACCTGCACCTGCCTCGAGACTCTCAGGGCAACACAGACATTGCAGCGTTGGTGAGGCAGCTGAAAGAGTGTCCCACTCTGCAGGACCAGGCGGACATCCTCTACATTCTCTACGTCATGAA AGGAGCTGATTGGGTGGTGGAGTTATCAGGCCCTGGTCAGGGTGGGGTTAGTGTGAGTTCATTGTTAGAGGAGCTATATGTACAAGCCGGAGCATGCAAGGAGTGGGGGCTTATCAGATACATCTCAGGAATACTGCGAAAGAGAGTGGAGGTTCTCGCCGAG GCCTGCACAGATTTGATTTCCCATCACAAGCAGCTGACTGTCGGTTTGCCTCCTGAACCGAGGGAAAGAGTGATCGCAGT TCCACTTCCTCCTGAAGAGTTGAGCACTCTGATATTCGAGGCCAGTGGTCAGGACATCAGCATAGCTGTTCTCACTCAG GAAATCATGGTCTATCTAGCCATGTACGTGCGCTCCCAGCCTGCTCTATTCGGGGACATGCTCCGACTCAGGATCGGCCTCATCATGCAAGTCATGGCCACCGAGCTGGCCCGCAGCCTACACTGTTCTG GGGAAGAGGCGTCGGAGAGTTTGATGAACCTGAGTCCGTTCGATATGAAGAACCTGCTGCATCACATCCTCAGTGGAAAAGAGTTTGGAGTTGAAAGAAGCA TGCGTCCAATCCAGTCCACAGCCACTAGTCCTGCGATATCCATCCATGAAATAGGCCACACAGGAGCCACCAAGACTGAACGCACAGGAATACACAAGTTAAAGAGTGAGATAAAACAG ATCATCAGTGGCAGTCATTCCTTGAGTAGCAATGTGACTTCTCCTCGCTCCACG CGTTGCAGCAGCccctccacccctagtggaaTCCTGTCTCCACTGGGTCAGAGTTCAGGCTGTGGGCAGCTACACTGGGAGGAGAGGCAAGGCCAGTGGCTGAGGAGACGCAGGCTAGACGGAGCTATCAACAGAGTCCCAATGGGATTCTACCAGAAGGTCTGGAAGATCTTACAGAAGTGCCATGGCCTCTCCATTGATGGATATGTTTTGCCGTCTTCTACCACAAGAGAG ATGACGGCTGGAGAGATCAAGTTTGCGGTTCAGGTGGAGTCTGTCTTGAACCACGTCCCTCAACCCGAGTACCGGCAGCTGCTAGTGGAGACTGTGATGGTCCTAGGCCTGGTGGCGGATGTAGACGTGGACAACATTGGTGGCATTATCCACGTGAATCACATTTTGCATTTGGCCAACGACCTTTTCCTCAATGACCAG AAATCTCACAGTGCCGGCGATTATTTCCTGGAGAAGGACCCAGCGACTGGAATTTGCAACTTTTTCTATGACAGCGCCCCAAGTGGCAGCTATGGCACCATGACTTATCTTTCCAAGGCGGTAATCACATATGTCCAAGATTTCCTGCCAAGTTCCAGCTGTCTAATGCAATAA
- the phka2 gene encoding phosphorylase b kinase regulatory subunit alpha, liver isoform isoform X5: protein MRSRSNSGVRLDGYARLVQETILCHQNPVTGLLPASVQKKDAWVRDNVYSVLAVWGLGMAYRKNADRDEDKAKAYELEQSVVKLMQGLLHCMMRQVDKVEKFKRTQSTKDCLHAKYDTATCATVVRDDEWGHLQVDATSIYLLMLAQMTASGLHIISNLDEVAFIQNLVFYIEAAYKVADYGMWERGDKTNQGIPELNGSSVGMAKAALEAIDELDLFGAHGGPKSVIHVLPDEVEHCQAILCSMLPRASTSKEIDAGLLSVISFPAFAVEDADLVAITKSEIISKLQGRYGCCRFIRDGYHCPKEDPTRLHYDPAELKLFENIECEWPVFWTYLIVDGLFTGDPVQVQEYQEALEGVLIRGKSGIKMVPELYAVPLDKVEEEISNPHSVDRLAMGQLPHMWGQSLYILGSLLAEGFLAPGEIDPLNRRFSTNFKPDVVVQVCVLAESVEIQELLRDHGIEVQTMSEVLPIKVMPARILSHIYVRLGNCKKLNLSGRPYRHIGVLGTSKFYEIRNGSYIFTPQFLDQHHFYLALDNQMIVEMLRTELAYLSSCWRMTGRPTLTLPITRSMLVEDGDTVDSCILATLRKLQNGYFAGARVQMSDLSSVQTTSFHTRLTFLDEEDDESLFEDEEEELNDEYGEDYNTYLTSDKGSKDMFDQYLRQLHHCTTTKSHLPPIQRGQHHVFSAEHTTRDILSFMAQIQGLNIPKSSMYLPITPVLNKHRRSLNLLEVPHPHSGPPAKPIKHPSVADLHLPRDSQGNTDIAALVRQLKECPTLQDQADILYILYVMKGADWVVELSGPGQGGVSVSSLLEELYVQAGACKEWGLIRYISGILRKRVEVLAEACTDLISHHKQLTVGLPPEPRERVIAVPLPPEELSTLIFEASGQDISIAVLTQEIMVYLAMYVRSQPALFGDMLRLRIGLIMQVMATELARSLHCSGEEASESLMNLSPFDMKNLLHHILSGKEFGVERSMRPIQSTATSPAISIHEIGHTGATKTERTGIHKLKSEIKQIISGSHSLSSNVTSPRSTVIPSSHLLHMNLPCPL from the exons ATGAGGAGCCGCAGTAACTCTGGAGTGCGGCTGGACGGATACGCCAGGCTGGTCCAGGAGACGATCCTCTGCCATCAG AACCCAGTGACAGGACTTCTCCCTGCTAGTGTACAGAAGAAAGATGCCTGGGTGAGAGACAATGTGTACAGCGTCCTGGCTGTGTGGGGGCTGGGTATGGCCTACCGCAAGAACGCAGACCGTGACGAAGACAAGGCCAAAGCCTACGAACTGGAACAG AGTGTGGTAAAATTGATGCAGGGGCTTCTGCACTGCATGATGAGACAG GTGGACAAGGTGGAGAAGTTCAAGAGGACCCAGAGTACAAAGGATTGCCTGCATGCCAAATATGATACCGCCACCTGCGCCACTGTGGTCAGGGATGACGAGTGGGGCCATCTTCAGGTGGACGCCACTTCCATTTACCTGTTGATGCTCGCACAGATGACAGCCTCAG GCCTGCATATCATCTCCAACCTTGATGAGGTAGCCTTCATCCAAAACTTGGTCTTCTACATAGAGGCAGCCTACAAAGTCGCG GATTACGGCATGTGGGAGCGAGGTGACAAAACCAACCAGGGCATCCCCGAGCTCAACGGCAGCTCTGTAGGAATGGCAAAG GCAGCTTTGGAGGCCATAGATgagctggatctgtttggtgcTCACGGAGGGCCAAAGTCAGTCATCCACGTTTTACCTGATGAAGTGGAACACTGTCAG GCTATTCTGTGTTCAATGCTGCCCAGGGCCTCAACTTCAAAGGAGATAGATGCTGGTCTTCTGTCTGTCATTTCCTTTCCTGCTTTTGCTGTGGAGGATGCAGACCTGGTGGCCATCACTAAATCAGAAATTATAAGCAAATTGCAG GGTCGCTACGGTTGCTGCCGCTTCATTAGGGATGGATATCACTGTCCTAAAGAG GACCCGACTCGACTGCACTATGATCCTGCGGAGCTCAAACTGTTTGAGAACATCGAATGCGAGTGGCCTGTGTTCTGGACGTATCTTATTGTAGACGGCTTATTTACTGGAGATCCAGTGCAG GTCCAGGAGTACCAGGAGGCACTGGAAGGAGTTTTGATCAGAGGGAAGAGCGGCATCAAAATGGTTCCTGAACTTTATGCTGTGCCGCTTGACAAG gtggaggaggagatcAGCAATCCTCACTCAGTGGACAGACTGGCCATGGGGCAGCTGCCTCACATGTGGGGACAGTCACTCTACATCTTGGGCAGCCTTCTAGCTGAG GGATTTTTAGCCCCAGGAGAAATAGATCCTCTAAACAGGAGATTCTCTACAAATTTCAAGCCTGACGTTGTGGTACAAG TTTGTGTGCTTGCAGAATCAGTGGAGATCCAGGAGTTGCTGAGAGATCATGGGATTGAGGTACAGACAATGTCAGAAGTTCTGCCTATCAAGGTCATGCCTGCTCGGATCCTGAGCCACATCTATGTCAGGCTGG GAAACTGCAAGAAGCTGAATTTGAGTGGAAGACCTTACAGACACATTGGAGTCTTGGGAACATCCAAATTCTACGAGATCAGAAATGGCTCTTATATATTCACCCCCCAG TTTTTGGATCAGCACCATTTCTATCTGGCCCTGGACAACCAGATGATTGTGGAGATGTTACGAACCGAGCTGGCCTATCTTTCCTCTTGCTGGAGAATGACGGGAAGGCCCACGTTGACCCTTCCCATCACACGCAGCATGCTGG TTGAAGATGGAGATACCGTGGATTCGTGTATCTTAGCAACACTCAGGAAGTTACAAAATGGCTATTTTGCTGGAGCGag GGTGCAGATGTCAGACCTCTCTAGTGTCCAAACCACTTCATTTCACACCCGCCTCACCTTCCTGGATGAAGAGGATGACGAAAGCTTATttgaagatgaggaagaggagctcAATGATGAATATGGAGAGGATTATAACACTTATCTGACCTCAGATA AGGGCTCAAAGGACATGTTCGACCAGTACCTCAGGCAGCTCCACCACTGCACCACCACCAAGTCCCATCTTCCTCCCATCCAGAGGGGGCAGCACCACGTCTTCAGTGCCGAACACACCACAAGAGACATCCTGTCATTTATGGCCCAGATCCAGGGCCTGAACataccca AGTCTTCCATGTATCTACCCATCACTCCAGTCCTGAACAAGCACCGCAGATCTCTCAATCTTCTTGAAGTTCCTCATCCACATTCTGGCCCGCCAGCAAAGCCGATCAAG CACCCCAGTGTTGCTGACCTGCACCTGCCTCGAGACTCTCAGGGCAACACAGACATTGCAGCGTTGGTGAGGCAGCTGAAAGAGTGTCCCACTCTGCAGGACCAGGCGGACATCCTCTACATTCTCTACGTCATGAA AGGAGCTGATTGGGTGGTGGAGTTATCAGGCCCTGGTCAGGGTGGGGTTAGTGTGAGTTCATTGTTAGAGGAGCTATATGTACAAGCCGGAGCATGCAAGGAGTGGGGGCTTATCAGATACATCTCAGGAATACTGCGAAAGAGAGTGGAGGTTCTCGCCGAG GCCTGCACAGATTTGATTTCCCATCACAAGCAGCTGACTGTCGGTTTGCCTCCTGAACCGAGGGAAAGAGTGATCGCAGT TCCACTTCCTCCTGAAGAGTTGAGCACTCTGATATTCGAGGCCAGTGGTCAGGACATCAGCATAGCTGTTCTCACTCAG GAAATCATGGTCTATCTAGCCATGTACGTGCGCTCCCAGCCTGCTCTATTCGGGGACATGCTCCGACTCAGGATCGGCCTCATCATGCAAGTCATGGCCACCGAGCTGGCCCGCAGCCTACACTGTTCTG GGGAAGAGGCGTCGGAGAGTTTGATGAACCTGAGTCCGTTCGATATGAAGAACCTGCTGCATCACATCCTCAGTGGAAAAGAGTTTGGAGTTGAAAGAAGCA TGCGTCCAATCCAGTCCACAGCCACTAGTCCTGCGATATCCATCCATGAAATAGGCCACACAGGAGCCACCAAGACTGAACGCACAGGAATACACAAGTTAAAGAGTGAGATAAAACAG ATCATCAGTGGCAGTCATTCCTTGAGTAGCAATGTGACTTCTCCTCGCTCCACGGTAATCCCCTCATCTCATCTGCTTCATATGAACTTACCATGTCCTCTCtag
- the phka2 gene encoding phosphorylase b kinase regulatory subunit alpha, liver isoform isoform X4, with protein sequence MRSRSNSGVRLDGYARLVQETILCHQNPVTGLLPASVQKKDAWVRDNVYSVLAVWGLGMAYRKNADRDEDKAKAYELEQSVVKLMQGLLHCMMRQVDKVEKFKRTQSTKDCLHAKYDTATCATVVRDDEWGHLQVDATSIYLLMLAQMTASGLHIISNLDEVAFIQNLVFYIEAAYKVADYGMWERGDKTNQGIPELNGSSVGMAKAALEAIDELDLFGAHGGPKSVIHVLPDEVEHCQAILCSMLPRASTSKEIDAGLLSVISFPAFAVEDADLVAITKSEIISKLQGRYGCCRFIRDGYHCPKEDPTRLHYDPAELKLFENIECEWPVFWTYLIVDGLFTGDPVQVQEYQEALEGVLIRGKSGIKMVPELYAVPLDKVEEEISNPHSVDRLAMGQLPHMWGQSLYILGSLLAEGFLAPGEIDPLNRRFSTNFKPDVVVQVCVLAESVEIQELLRDHGIEVQTMSEVLPIKVMPARILSHIYVRLGNCKKLNLSGRPYRHIGVLGTSKFYEIRNGSYIFTPQFLDQHHFYLALDNQMIVEMLRTELAYLSSCWRMTGRPTLTLPITRSMLVEDGDTVDSCILATLRKLQNGYFAGARVQMSDLSSVQTTSFHTRLTFLDEEDDESLFEDEEEELNDEYGEDYNTYLTSDKGSKDMFDQYLRQLHHCTTTKSHLPPIQRGQHHVFSAEHTTRDILSFMAQIQGLNIPKSSMYLPITPVLNKHRRSLNLLEVPHPHSGPPAKPIKHPSVADLHLPRDSQGNTDIAALVRQLKECPTLQDQADILYILYVMKGADWVVELSGPGQGGVSVSSLLEELYVQAGACKEWGLIRYISGILRKRVEVLAEACTDLISHHKQLTVGLPPEPRERVIAVPLPPEELSTLIFEASGQDISIAVLTQEIMVYLAMYVRSQPALFGDMLRLRIGLIMQVMATELARSLHCSGEEASESLMNLSPFDMKNLLHHILSGKEFGVERSMRPIQSTATSPAISIHEIGHTGATKTERTGIHKLKSEIKQLDDSRPVSIISGSHSLSSNVTSPRSTVIPSSHLLHMNLPCPL encoded by the exons ATGAGGAGCCGCAGTAACTCTGGAGTGCGGCTGGACGGATACGCCAGGCTGGTCCAGGAGACGATCCTCTGCCATCAG AACCCAGTGACAGGACTTCTCCCTGCTAGTGTACAGAAGAAAGATGCCTGGGTGAGAGACAATGTGTACAGCGTCCTGGCTGTGTGGGGGCTGGGTATGGCCTACCGCAAGAACGCAGACCGTGACGAAGACAAGGCCAAAGCCTACGAACTGGAACAG AGTGTGGTAAAATTGATGCAGGGGCTTCTGCACTGCATGATGAGACAG GTGGACAAGGTGGAGAAGTTCAAGAGGACCCAGAGTACAAAGGATTGCCTGCATGCCAAATATGATACCGCCACCTGCGCCACTGTGGTCAGGGATGACGAGTGGGGCCATCTTCAGGTGGACGCCACTTCCATTTACCTGTTGATGCTCGCACAGATGACAGCCTCAG GCCTGCATATCATCTCCAACCTTGATGAGGTAGCCTTCATCCAAAACTTGGTCTTCTACATAGAGGCAGCCTACAAAGTCGCG GATTACGGCATGTGGGAGCGAGGTGACAAAACCAACCAGGGCATCCCCGAGCTCAACGGCAGCTCTGTAGGAATGGCAAAG GCAGCTTTGGAGGCCATAGATgagctggatctgtttggtgcTCACGGAGGGCCAAAGTCAGTCATCCACGTTTTACCTGATGAAGTGGAACACTGTCAG GCTATTCTGTGTTCAATGCTGCCCAGGGCCTCAACTTCAAAGGAGATAGATGCTGGTCTTCTGTCTGTCATTTCCTTTCCTGCTTTTGCTGTGGAGGATGCAGACCTGGTGGCCATCACTAAATCAGAAATTATAAGCAAATTGCAG GGTCGCTACGGTTGCTGCCGCTTCATTAGGGATGGATATCACTGTCCTAAAGAG GACCCGACTCGACTGCACTATGATCCTGCGGAGCTCAAACTGTTTGAGAACATCGAATGCGAGTGGCCTGTGTTCTGGACGTATCTTATTGTAGACGGCTTATTTACTGGAGATCCAGTGCAG GTCCAGGAGTACCAGGAGGCACTGGAAGGAGTTTTGATCAGAGGGAAGAGCGGCATCAAAATGGTTCCTGAACTTTATGCTGTGCCGCTTGACAAG gtggaggaggagatcAGCAATCCTCACTCAGTGGACAGACTGGCCATGGGGCAGCTGCCTCACATGTGGGGACAGTCACTCTACATCTTGGGCAGCCTTCTAGCTGAG GGATTTTTAGCCCCAGGAGAAATAGATCCTCTAAACAGGAGATTCTCTACAAATTTCAAGCCTGACGTTGTGGTACAAG TTTGTGTGCTTGCAGAATCAGTGGAGATCCAGGAGTTGCTGAGAGATCATGGGATTGAGGTACAGACAATGTCAGAAGTTCTGCCTATCAAGGTCATGCCTGCTCGGATCCTGAGCCACATCTATGTCAGGCTGG GAAACTGCAAGAAGCTGAATTTGAGTGGAAGACCTTACAGACACATTGGAGTCTTGGGAACATCCAAATTCTACGAGATCAGAAATGGCTCTTATATATTCACCCCCCAG TTTTTGGATCAGCACCATTTCTATCTGGCCCTGGACAACCAGATGATTGTGGAGATGTTACGAACCGAGCTGGCCTATCTTTCCTCTTGCTGGAGAATGACGGGAAGGCCCACGTTGACCCTTCCCATCACACGCAGCATGCTGG TTGAAGATGGAGATACCGTGGATTCGTGTATCTTAGCAACACTCAGGAAGTTACAAAATGGCTATTTTGCTGGAGCGag GGTGCAGATGTCAGACCTCTCTAGTGTCCAAACCACTTCATTTCACACCCGCCTCACCTTCCTGGATGAAGAGGATGACGAAAGCTTATttgaagatgaggaagaggagctcAATGATGAATATGGAGAGGATTATAACACTTATCTGACCTCAGATA AGGGCTCAAAGGACATGTTCGACCAGTACCTCAGGCAGCTCCACCACTGCACCACCACCAAGTCCCATCTTCCTCCCATCCAGAGGGGGCAGCACCACGTCTTCAGTGCCGAACACACCACAAGAGACATCCTGTCATTTATGGCCCAGATCCAGGGCCTGAACataccca AGTCTTCCATGTATCTACCCATCACTCCAGTCCTGAACAAGCACCGCAGATCTCTCAATCTTCTTGAAGTTCCTCATCCACATTCTGGCCCGCCAGCAAAGCCGATCAAG CACCCCAGTGTTGCTGACCTGCACCTGCCTCGAGACTCTCAGGGCAACACAGACATTGCAGCGTTGGTGAGGCAGCTGAAAGAGTGTCCCACTCTGCAGGACCAGGCGGACATCCTCTACATTCTCTACGTCATGAA AGGAGCTGATTGGGTGGTGGAGTTATCAGGCCCTGGTCAGGGTGGGGTTAGTGTGAGTTCATTGTTAGAGGAGCTATATGTACAAGCCGGAGCATGCAAGGAGTGGGGGCTTATCAGATACATCTCAGGAATACTGCGAAAGAGAGTGGAGGTTCTCGCCGAG GCCTGCACAGATTTGATTTCCCATCACAAGCAGCTGACTGTCGGTTTGCCTCCTGAACCGAGGGAAAGAGTGATCGCAGT TCCACTTCCTCCTGAAGAGTTGAGCACTCTGATATTCGAGGCCAGTGGTCAGGACATCAGCATAGCTGTTCTCACTCAG GAAATCATGGTCTATCTAGCCATGTACGTGCGCTCCCAGCCTGCTCTATTCGGGGACATGCTCCGACTCAGGATCGGCCTCATCATGCAAGTCATGGCCACCGAGCTGGCCCGCAGCCTACACTGTTCTG GGGAAGAGGCGTCGGAGAGTTTGATGAACCTGAGTCCGTTCGATATGAAGAACCTGCTGCATCACATCCTCAGTGGAAAAGAGTTTGGAGTTGAAAGAAGCA TGCGTCCAATCCAGTCCACAGCCACTAGTCCTGCGATATCCATCCATGAAATAGGCCACACAGGAGCCACCAAGACTGAACGCACAGGAATACACAAGTTAAAGAGTGAGATAAAACAG CTGGATGACTCTCGGCCTGTCAGT ATCATCAGTGGCAGTCATTCCTTGAGTAGCAATGTGACTTCTCCTCGCTCCACGGTAATCCCCTCATCTCATCTGCTTCATATGAACTTACCATGTCCTCTCtag